A region of Ornithodoros turicata isolate Travis chromosome 5, ASM3712646v1, whole genome shotgun sequence DNA encodes the following proteins:
- the LOC135395671 gene encoding uncharacterized protein LOC135395671 → MTTHLSLVPRSNRVLREKKLATLLQAATSLCAVDRAVASVSAISQAIEQSSFQITKRSPSSCAPWWNDACTRDYRRRKAAWKQLLSNTCYANWKKYQIVKASLKRTISAAKQAFHNGHNSFLSHPRHRKALHRHIAFIRSQRSCSPSDLAVLSDADAHQRLEDVAIGLAARFHNTVPLPPTPPSPGSSHPDFVAVTSAELDCIVRALPATAPGPDGVSAGVIKSLWSSHPRALLDIINTSLETSWIPSAWKAARVVLLKKVASKGLALDNIRPIALTSVLCKTVERVIHRRLSDFVDSAGVYNCSQIGFRSRCSVWMAHLNLESQLRRAQEMGEFSALVTLDIAQAYDSVEHCVLLQKLASVGTPMYIFSWVRNFLFGRSFQCSDRHLVSSSQALHRGVPQGAVLSPLLFNILMSSLPLDPGILTITYADDVAFFASAHSLHTLYTKLQGHVDRILAWTREVHLSLKIPKCAVLLIPPPGYRGATPHIELMIGNQSIDQSPTLKYLGVWYDDRLTWGYHVDYISKRASVALGCLQRCASVRVGMRRNALLYVYKCYVRPILEYGCVIFSHLPDYRLRKLFILERKAIRLCLGLPRFTANDALYLESHVLPLKDRFRLLTVNTLLSLLQNPLALEHNDSLKYMRSWMCRRWRKSNIPQLLFAQLLLTPLDVSLVDIAPPMPPPVPISVQVLDIFRPGAKHTSLNHLQTVLNCHFSRFSDHLIIATDASVSDERAGVGIVIPQLDARFPIRLPDYTPVYESEFLAMVLALLKVPPLFCKALLISDSLSVVSALDCRDSSLFPVLASLAPSHISHLIVTWVPGHCGLPLNEAADTLAKMALSGPVLPILPPVAAVVRARYKRYLSLARPPPRLGYEHLSFAWNPRYCHSRRAEVCLTRLRCLALPLNFYLHRSGVQPSPGCPACGHDETLQHFVLDCSTYRRLRLQSLTLPLLRFSVPLSLCALLSFGASHTGKWNPVIADNLISFVAGSNRF, encoded by the coding sequence ATGACTACGCACCTTTCGCTTGTGCCCCGTAGCAACCGTGTTCTCCGTGAGAAGAAACTGGCTACGTTGCTGCAGGCGGCTACCAGCCTCTGTGCGGTTGACCGCGCTGTGGCTTCGGTGTCGGCAATATCCCAGGCGATCGAGCAGTCCTCCTTTCAAATTACGAAGCGGTCGCCATCCAGTTGCGCACCATGGTGGAACGACGCATGCACAAGGGATTATCGGCGGCGCAAAGCCGCTTGGAAGCAGTTGCTATCCAACACCTGCTACGCTAACTGGAAGAAGTACCAGATCGTTAAAGCCTCATTGAAACGAACGATTTCTGCTGCAAAACAAGCATTTCATAACGGTCACAACTCCTTTCTGTCGCACCCGAGGCACCGGAAAGCCCTCCATCGCCATATCGCGTTTATTCGCAGCCAACGCTCCTGCTCTCCCAGCGATCTTGCTGTTTTGTCTGACGCGGATGCGCATCAGCGGCTTGAAGACGTGGCCATAGGTTTAGCCGCACGAtttcacaacacagtacctctCCCTCCTACCCCGCCTTCACCTGGGTCGTCGCACCCTGACTTCGTCGCGGTTACATCGGCTGAGTTGGACTGCATAGTGCGCGCACTTCCCGCAACGGCTCCTGGTCCTGACGGTGTATCAGCTGGCGTGATTAAGTCCTTGTGGTCTTCCCACCCACGTGCCCTGCTCGACATTATTAATACCTCGTTAGAGACCTCGTGGATCCCTTCTGCATGGAAGGCGGCCAGAGTTGTCCTGCTTAAAAAGGTGGCCTCGAAGGGTTTGGCTCTCGACAACATACGGCCTATAGCACTGACGTCTGTCCTGTGCAAAACTGTAGAGCGGGTCATACATCGCAGACTATCCGACTTTGTGGACTCAGCAGGCGTCTACAACTGCAGTCAAATAGGTTTCCGGTCGCGGTGCTCCGTCTGGATGGCCCATCTCAACCTTGAGAGTCAGCTTCGCCGTGCCCAAGAGATGGGTGAGTTCTCAGCCCTTGTCACATTGGACATAGCCCAGGCATACGACAGCGTTGAGCATTGTGTACTGCTGCAAAAGTTGGCGTCTGTTGGTACCCCGATGTATATCTTCTCATGGGTCAGGAACTTTCTCTTTGGGAGGTCATTTCAGTGCTCAGACCGGCACCTTGTCTCATCGTCCCAGGCCCTGCACAGGGGCGTGCCTCAGGGGGCTGTTCTGTCCCCATTGCTCTTTAACATCCTCATGAGCTCCCTCCCTCTGGACCCGGGCATCTTGACTATCACCTACGCCGATGATGTCGCCTTTTTTGCCTCGGCACACTCCTTGCACACGCTCTACACTAAGCTCCAGGGACATGTTGATCGCATACTCGCGTGGACTCGTGAAGTCCACCTCTCTCTCAAAATCCCAAAGTGTGCGGTGCTCCTGATCCCTCCTCCTGGCTATCGCGGCGCGACGCCCCACATTGAGCTGATGATCGGCAACCAGAGCATCGACCAGTCTCCCACACTGAAGTACTTGGGTGTATGGTACGACGACCGTTTGACCTGGGGATACCACGTTGATTACATCAGTAAGAGGGCCTCTGTTGCCTTAGGCTGTCTTCAACGGTGCGCTAGCGTCCGTGTGGGTATGCGTCGGAATGCGTTGCTCTATGTATACAAATGTTACGTTCGCCCTATACTGGAGTATggatgtgtcatcttctctcaTCTTCCCGACTACCGGCTGAGGAAATTGTTTATCTTAGAGAGGAAGGCGATACGCTTATGCTTGGGCCTTCCTAGGTTCACTGCCAACGATGCTCTGTATCTTGAGTCCCATGTCCTGCCGCTGAAGGATCGCTTCCGCCTGCTAACCGTGAACACACTGCTCTCATTGTTGCAGAATCCCCTTGCTTTAGAGCATAATGACTCTCTTAAATATATGCGATCCTGGATGTGTAGACGATGGCGGAAATCAAACATCCCTCAACTCCTCTTTGCTCAGCTTCTGCTGACCCCGTTGGACGTCTCGCTTGTAGACATTGCCCCACCTATGCCCCCGCCAGTGCCAATTTCCGTCCAGGTTCTCGATATATTTCGTCCCGGCGCGAAGCACACCTCCTTGAATCATCTCCAGACTGTGTTGAATTGCCATTTTTCTCGGTTCTCCGATCACCTCATCATCGCAACTGATGCATCTGTCTCGGACGAGCGGGCCGGTGTGGGTATTGTCATCCCGCAACTTGACGCCCGTTTCCCTATCCGCTTGCCCGACTATACACCTGTTTACGAGAGCGAGTTCCTGGCAATGGTCCTCGCACTACTCAAAGTGCCCCCGCTTTTCTGTAAGGCACTTCTCATATCCGACTCCTTATCTGTGGTATCGGCCTTGGACTGTCGCGATAGCTCGTTGTTCCCAGTCCTGGCCTCACTCGCCCCCTCTCACATATCACACCTAATTGTAACCTGGGTTCCAGGCCATTGTGGGCTCCCGCTCAACGAGGCCGCTGACACCCTGGCGAAGATGGCCCTGTCCGGCCCCGTGCTTCCTATCCTCCCGCCGGTTGCTGCCGTTGTCCGTGCCCGTTACAAACGCTATCTATCCCTTGCTCGGCCTCCTCCCCGCCTCGGCTATGAACACCTCTCTTTCGCTTGGAACCCGCGCTATTGCCACTCTCGACGTGCAGAAGTCTGTCTGACGCGTCTCCGGTGTCTTGCCCTCCCGCTTAACTTTTACCTCCATCGCAGTGGGGTGCAACCTTCCCCAGGGTGTCCTGCATGCGGTCACGACGAAACCCTCCAACATTTTGTTCTCGACTGTAGTACCTACCGCCGCCTTCGCCTACAGTCCCTCACCCTTCCACTGCTAAGGTTCAGCGTGCCCCTCTCATTATGCGCATTACTCTCGTTCGGTGCGTCCCATACCGGAAAATGGAATCCTGTCATCGCAGATAATCTCATTTCATTCGTTGCCGGCTCCAACCGGTTCTAG